One Micromonas commoda chromosome 7, complete sequence genomic window carries:
- a CDS encoding predicted protein codes for MAQRIGKAIRRDAVVSKARVYTDVNVNRPREYWDYESLTVNWGEQDDYEVVRKVGRGKYSEVFEGVHSGNNEKCVIKILKPVKKKKIKREIKILQNLTGGPNIIKLLDIVREPQSKTPSLIFEYVNNTDFKVLYPQLTDFDVRYYILELLKALDFCHSQGIMHRDVKPHNVMIDHEKRQLRLIDWGLAEFYHPAKEYNVRVASRYFKGPELLVDLQDYDYALDMWSLGCMFAGMIFRKEPFFNGHDNYDQLVRIAKVLGTDELYAYLSKYRIELDPHLESLIGRHSRKPWSKFVNADNQHLVSSEAIDFLDKLLRYDHQERLTSKEAQDEPYFLPVKQAAAEGKGK; via the coding sequence ATGGCGCAGCGCATAGGCAAGgcgatccgccgcgacgccgtggtgTCCAAGGCGAGGGTGTACACCGACGTCAACGTGAATCGCCCTCGGGAGTACTGGGACTACGAGTCCCTGACGGTCAACTGGGGGGAGCAGGACGACTACGAGGTGGTGCGCAAGGTGGGTAGGGGCAAGTACTCCGAGGTGTTTGAGGGCGTGCACTCGGGCAACAACGAGAAGTGCGTGATCAAGATCCTCAAGCCCgtgaagaagaagaagatcAAGCGCGAGATCAAGATCCTTCAGAACCTCACGGGCGGACCGAACATCATCAAGCTCCTCGACATCGTGCGCGAGCCCCAGAGCAAGACGCCGTCGCTCATCTTCGAGTACGTCAACAACACCGACTTCAAGGTGCTGTACCCGCAGCTCACCGACTTTGACGTCCGCTACTacatcctcgagctcctcaagGCGCTCGACTTTTGCCACTCGCAGGGCATCATGCACCGCGACGTCAAGCCCCACAACGTCATGATCGACCACGAGAAGCGCCAACTCCGCCTCATCGACTGGGGCCTCGCGGAGTTTTACCACCCGGCGAAGGAGTACAacgtgcgcgtcgcgtccaggTACTTTAAGGGTCCCGAGCTGTTGGTCGACCTCCAGGATTACGATTACGCGCTGGACATGTGGTCGCTGGGTTGCATGTTCGCGGGCATGATCTTCCGCAAGGAGCCCTTCTTCAACGGGCACGACAACTACGATCAACTGGTGCGAATCGCCAAGGTTCTCGGCACCGACGAGCTCTACGCCTACCTCTCCAAGTACCGCATCGAGCTGGACCCGCACCTCGAGAGCCTCATCGGCAGGCACAGCCGCAAGCCCTGGAGCAAGTTCGTCAACGCGGATAACCAGCACCTCGTGAGCTCGGAGGCGATCGATTTCCTGGATAAGCTGCTGCGGTACGATCACCAGGAGCGGCTGACGTCCAAGGAGGCGCAGGATGAGCCGTACTTTCTCCCGGTGaagcaggcggcggctgagggCAAGGGCAAGTGA